The segment CCAGGCCTTTGTCCGGCGACTCCTTGTTGTAGTACTCGTCGCGGTAGATGAACATGATCACGTCGGCGTCCTGCTCGATGGCGCCCGACTCGCGCAGGTCGGACATCATCGGACGCTTGTCCGCGCGCTGCTCCAGCGAACGGTTCAACTGGGAAAGGGCGATCACCGGCACATTCAGCTCCTTGGCGAGGCCCTTGAGTGAACGCGAGATTTCTGAAATCTCGGTGGCGCGGTTCTCCTTGTTTCCGGGCACCTGCATCAGCTGCAGGTAGTCGATCACGATCAGGCCCAGGCCACCGTGTTCGCGATGCAAGCGGCGGGCGCGCGAGCGCAGTTCCACCGGCGACAGGCCGGGGGTGTCGTCGATGAAGATCTTCGCCTCGGAGAGGATCGCGATGGCGTTGGTGACGCGCGGCCAGTCTTCTTCTTCCAGGTCACCGTTGCGCAGGTGCTGGGCATGGATGCGACCGATCGAGGAGATCAGGCGCAGCGCCAGCTGCGAGGACGACATTTCCATCGAGAAGATCACCACCGCCTTCTTGCCGCGCAGTGCGGCAGCCTCGGCGATGTTCACCGAGAACGCGGTCTTGCCCATCGAGGGACGCGCCGCGACGATGATCAGGTCCGACGGCTGCAGGCCCGAGGTGAGCTCGTCCAGGTCGTTGAAGCCGGTGGAGATACCGGTGAGCTGGCCGCGGTTCTGGTAGCGCTCGTGCAGCAGGCGGAAGGCATCCTTCACCGCCTCGCGCATGGACACCGAATCCTTCTTGCCGCGCGAGCCGGACTCGGCGATCTTGAACACGCGCTGCTCGGCGCTTTCCAGCACTTCCTGCACGCTCTTGCCGTCCGGCAGGTAGCCGTCCTCGCTGATCGAGACGCCGGCGTCGATCAGCTGCCGCAGGATCGATTTCTCGCGCACGATGTCCGCGTAGGCGCCGATGTTGGCCGCGCTGGGCGTGGTGTTGGCCAGCTCGGCCAGGTAGCTGGCGCCACCGACCATCTCGGCCAGGCCGTTCGCCTCGAACCAGTCACCCAGGGTCACCGCGTCGCAGGGCATGCCCTTGTTCGCCAGCTCGGTGATGGCGCGCCAGATCAGGCGGTGGTCCTTGCGGTAGAAATCGCCCTCGGACAGGCGGTCGGCGACCTTGTCCAGCGCGTCGGGCGCCAGCATCAGGCCGCCCAGCACCGCCTGCTCGGCGTCGATGGAGTGCGGCGGCACGCGCAGCGACTCGATGCTGGGCGCGCGCTCGCCTTTGCGCTCGGAAACGAAGGACATGGAGCGATACCTCACAAGGGAACGGCCGCGCGGGTGACGCGCGCAGGCGAAGGGTACTGACGAACCAGCATACGCGGGCGCGTCGCGCGGAACGAGACAACAACTCTGTGGTCAGCTTGTGGATAAGCTGTGGCCAGCCGTGGATAACCCGGCCCGGCAACGCCCGCCATCCAGCGGCCACCAACGAAAACGGGCGCCTCGCGGCGCCCGTTTCCAAACCCGGGAAGGGGGTTGGCTTACTTCTCGCCGACCACGATCACCTTGACGGTGGTCTGGATGTCGGCGTGGAGCGACACCACGACCTCGTACTCGCCGGTGTTGCGGATCGGGCCTTCGCCCTGGATCACTTCGTTCTTGTGCACGTCGTGGCCGGCCGCCTGCAGGGCGTCGGCGATCTCGCGCGGACCGACCGAGCCGTACAGCTTGCCCTCGGGGCTGGCATTGGCTTCGATGGTCACCTCGACGCCTTCCAGCTTGGCCTTGCGGCCTTCGGCGCCCGACAGCTGCGAGGCAGCCTTGGCTTCGTACTCGGCACGACGCTTCTCGAAGGCTTCGAGGTTGGCGGCGGTGACCGGCACGGCCTTGCCCTGCGGCAGCAGGTAGTTACGGCCATAACCCGGCTTCACGCTGACCTTGTCGCCCAGGTTGCCGAGGTTGCGGACTTTCTCGAGAAGAATCAGTTCCATGGTTTTTTCCTTTCGTTAGCACCGGTGTGGCCCGGCGCAGCCGTGGACGGTTGTCCGAAGAGTGAGCGCCCGCGCGCCGGACCGGAGCCCGGCACGCGGGATACGACTTAGACGTC is part of the Dyella thiooxydans genome and harbors:
- a CDS encoding replicative DNA helicase, with protein sequence MSFVSERKGERAPSIESLRVPPHSIDAEQAVLGGLMLAPDALDKVADRLSEGDFYRKDHRLIWRAITELANKGMPCDAVTLGDWFEANGLAEMVGGASYLAELANTTPSAANIGAYADIVREKSILRQLIDAGVSISEDGYLPDGKSVQEVLESAEQRVFKIAESGSRGKKDSVSMREAVKDAFRLLHERYQNRGQLTGISTGFNDLDELTSGLQPSDLIIVAARPSMGKTAFSVNIAEAAALRGKKAVVIFSMEMSSSQLALRLISSIGRIHAQHLRNGDLEEEDWPRVTNAIAILSEAKIFIDDTPGLSPVELRSRARRLHREHGGLGLIVIDYLQLMQVPGNKENRATEISEISRSLKGLAKELNVPVIALSQLNRSLEQRADKRPMMSDLRESGAIEQDADVIMFIYRDEYYNKESPDKGLAEIIIGKQRNGPTDTVKLTFLGHYTKFENYAPDSFVGAFE
- the rplI gene encoding 50S ribosomal protein L9, which codes for MELILLEKVRNLGNLGDKVSVKPGYGRNYLLPQGKAVPVTAANLEAFEKRRAEYEAKAASQLSGAEGRKAKLEGVEVTIEANASPEGKLYGSVGPREIADALQAAGHDVHKNEVIQGEGPIRNTGEYEVVVSLHADIQTTVKVIVVGEK